In Microbulbifer sp. GL-2, the following are encoded in one genomic region:
- a CDS encoding MJ1255/VC2487 family glycosyltransferase has product MKILYGVQATGNGHIARSRTLAKALQRFPELEIQWLFSGRPKEKLFDMELFGDYWWRRGLTFVHREGKLRGLETIQKLGFLRFRKEVSELPIDEFDLIISDYEPVTAWAAKIRKKPSVGIGHQYAFLYSIPIPKFNWVVHSILRFFAPTQKSLGLHWHHFGNPILPPIVPPQKGPDKDTQDHILVYLPFEHPAPMLEELSKVDEQFIVYGVPENLPTAANIIIKAPSTIGFQRDLANSRAVICNSGFELLAETLALGKPILSRPLASQFEQVANAKALKQLGLAKIVQRIDAKTVGKWLNNLPQPLCIQWPNVAETIANWIASGCKQPPSELADALWRKVVPRPTDNRPHIYQGAPE; this is encoded by the coding sequence ATGAAGATACTTTACGGAGTACAGGCAACAGGAAATGGGCATATTGCCCGCTCACGCACATTGGCTAAGGCCCTGCAAAGATTTCCCGAACTGGAAATACAGTGGCTGTTCTCCGGCCGGCCAAAAGAAAAGCTGTTTGACATGGAGCTTTTTGGTGATTACTGGTGGCGCAGGGGGTTAACCTTCGTGCATAGAGAAGGGAAATTAAGAGGCCTCGAGACTATACAGAAACTGGGTTTTCTTCGATTCCGAAAAGAAGTTTCCGAATTGCCGATAGATGAGTTCGATCTGATTATCAGTGACTATGAACCCGTAACCGCCTGGGCAGCAAAAATACGAAAAAAACCCAGTGTGGGAATTGGACACCAATACGCATTTTTATACTCGATACCCATTCCCAAATTTAATTGGGTTGTGCATAGTATTTTACGCTTCTTCGCGCCGACACAAAAAAGCCTGGGATTGCACTGGCACCACTTTGGAAACCCCATACTTCCACCGATAGTGCCTCCACAAAAAGGGCCTGACAAGGATACACAAGACCATATTCTTGTATACCTTCCTTTTGAACATCCCGCACCGATGCTGGAAGAGCTCTCAAAAGTAGACGAGCAGTTTATTGTATACGGCGTGCCGGAAAACCTGCCCACTGCGGCAAACATTATTATAAAAGCTCCCTCCACCATTGGATTCCAACGGGACCTGGCCAACTCCAGAGCGGTCATTTGCAACAGCGGTTTCGAGCTGCTGGCAGAAACCCTGGCCCTGGGCAAGCCCATACTCAGTCGCCCTCTCGCATCCCAGTTTGAACAGGTAGCAAATGCCAAAGCGCTAAAACAATTAGGTCTGGCTAAAATTGTCCAACGTATTGATGCTAAGACTGTCGGAAAATGGTTAAATAATCTGCCGCAACCACTTTGTATCCAATGGCCCAATGTAGCAGAGACGATTGCCAACTGGATAGCCAGCGGATGCAAGCAACCACCCTCTGAACTGGCCGATGCCCTGTGGCGCAAAGTGGTGCCAAGACCCACCGACAACCGACCCCACATATACCAGGGCGCTCCTGAGTAA
- a CDS encoding phosphatase PAP2 family protein — translation MRPVIIAHDKFSLPSGHTSAAFLFITFMIIQAGPIWSLGYIWATGVGAARIGLGVHFPSDICAGALLGICVAITTSAAFS, via the coding sequence ATGCGCCCAGTTATTATTGCTCACGACAAGTTCAGCCTCCCCTCAGGCCATACCTCTGCTGCATTTCTGTTTATTACTTTTATGATTATTCAGGCGGGGCCCATATGGAGCCTTGGGTACATCTGGGCCACCGGAGTCGGAGCAGCAAGGATTGGGCTCGGCGTACATTTTCCATCAGATATCTGCGCTGGCGCCCTGCTTGGTATATGTGTTGCTATAACCACGAGCGCCGCCTTTTCATGA
- a CDS encoding trans-acting enoyl reductase family protein — MNNKNIMIYGANGYTGELIARQAVAQGFRPILAGRNPLKLQALANELNLSAMAIGLEDTETLERSLQDVYLVIHCAGPFSSTAEPMIRACISSKTHYQDITGEIAVYEAAHSLGAEAEAAGVVLCPGTGFDVIPTDCLAAALHKKMPSATHLALGFDSDSGLSPGTAKTSIESLGVGGAIRRNSKIEVIGHGELTREIDFGRGNKFAVSIPWGDVATAFYSTGIPNIEAYIPMSPKRAKKLKRLNSIRWLLGSRWMQGWLKSKVDKSVRGPDKERRAKQKTWVWGEVRNDRRGERKLGRVVTANGYDVTVSGSIAVMDFLLSYSGKGGYFTPSMLCGPELVESLPGSSNIEIKIA; from the coding sequence GTGAACAATAAAAACATCATGATCTACGGCGCAAATGGCTATACCGGTGAGCTCATTGCCCGCCAGGCCGTAGCGCAGGGCTTTCGCCCGATCCTTGCCGGACGAAACCCACTGAAGCTGCAGGCCCTCGCCAATGAGCTGAATCTCTCCGCAATGGCTATCGGCCTGGAGGACACGGAAACCCTTGAGCGCAGCCTGCAGGATGTTTACCTGGTGATTCACTGTGCAGGGCCCTTTTCCTCTACTGCCGAACCAATGATACGGGCATGTATAAGCTCGAAAACCCATTATCAGGATATTACCGGGGAAATTGCCGTCTATGAAGCTGCCCATAGCCTGGGGGCTGAGGCTGAGGCCGCCGGAGTTGTGTTGTGCCCTGGCACCGGGTTCGATGTAATCCCCACAGATTGCCTGGCTGCCGCACTGCATAAGAAGATGCCCTCCGCCACCCACTTGGCACTGGGGTTTGATTCCGATTCGGGCCTCAGCCCAGGTACAGCAAAAACCTCTATTGAGAGCCTCGGAGTCGGCGGCGCCATACGTCGCAACAGTAAAATTGAAGTTATTGGCCATGGGGAACTTACCCGTGAGATCGACTTCGGCCGCGGCAACAAATTTGCAGTTTCCATACCCTGGGGGGATGTGGCTACCGCCTTTTACTCCACCGGTATTCCAAATATTGAGGCTTACATTCCAATGAGCCCGAAACGTGCAAAAAAATTGAAGCGCCTGAATAGCATTCGCTGGCTATTGGGCAGTCGCTGGATGCAGGGCTGGCTGAAATCAAAAGTGGATAAATCAGTACGCGGCCCCGATAAAGAGCGCCGCGCAAAACAAAAGACCTGGGTCTGGGGCGAAGTGCGCAACGACCGCCGAGGCGAACGCAAGCTTGGTCGTGTCGTCACCGCCAATGGCTATGATGTCACTGTGTCGGGCTCTATAGCAGTGATGGATTTTCTCCTCTCTTACTCGGGCAAAGGCGGTTATTTCACACCATCAATGCTTTGTGGGCCAGAGCTTGTGGAAAGCTTACCGGGCTCCAGCAATATAGAAATCAAAATCGCATAA
- a CDS encoding DUF1653 domain-containing protein — MRRGLYRHYKGNLYEVLHIATHSETGEQLVTYRALYGDFGVWARPLSMFTETVTKEGKIIPRFALEKAFELTGDHSVAA, encoded by the coding sequence ATGAGACGCGGCCTTTATCGCCACTACAAAGGAAATCTTTACGAAGTTCTGCATATTGCCACCCATAGTGAAACCGGTGAGCAGCTGGTCACTTACCGCGCCCTCTATGGCGACTTTGGTGTGTGGGCACGGCCACTGTCGATGTTCACAGAAACCGTGACAAAAGAAGGTAAAATTATCCCCCGCTTTGCTTTGGAAAAAGCATTTGAGCTAACTGGGGATCACAGCGTAGCCGCATGA
- a CDS encoding DUF3301 domain-containing protein — translation MYYSPTDIFWLLLLAAAAWYVWANMAAKEQVKRAASNHCKQLGVQLLDDTVMLVRTRLKRNRRGHISLQRSYEFEFTSTGEHRYSGIAILHGRRIEQLQLSPHHMS, via the coding sequence ATGTATTACTCACCAACCGATATCTTTTGGCTCCTGCTGCTGGCAGCTGCTGCCTGGTATGTCTGGGCCAATATGGCAGCCAAAGAGCAGGTAAAGCGCGCGGCATCCAATCACTGCAAGCAATTAGGCGTTCAATTACTGGACGACACCGTTATGCTGGTAAGAACCCGGCTCAAGCGCAACAGGCGCGGCCATATCAGCCTGCAGCGCAGCTATGAATTTGAATTTACATCCACCGGGGAACACCGCTACTCAGGCATCGCCATACTACATGGCCGCCGTATCGAGCAATTGCAATTGTCTCCCCACCATATGAGTTAA
- a CDS encoding SDR family oxidoreductase, translated as MSGTILITGSNRGIGLEICTQFARDGWKVYACCRNLDQAGALKELQGQYAELHPIQLDVTDYSQMISLAKAIQGEPIDILFNNAGYYGPKGVRFGEVDRTEWRRVLESNTIAPYMMAETFCDNVAASKYKLIAMMSSKVGSIADNRSGGGYIYRTSKAALNQIVKSLSIDLEERGITVLALHPGWVKTAMGGPGALISVEQSVSGLRKILLQADQDNSGHFYNYDGSQIPW; from the coding sequence ATGTCTGGCACCATACTGATTACCGGAAGTAACCGGGGCATAGGCCTGGAAATCTGTACCCAGTTCGCCAGGGATGGGTGGAAGGTTTACGCCTGCTGCAGGAATCTCGATCAAGCTGGCGCTCTCAAGGAGCTGCAGGGGCAATATGCAGAGTTGCACCCCATTCAATTGGATGTGACGGATTATTCACAGATGATTTCCCTGGCCAAAGCGATTCAGGGGGAACCTATTGATATCCTGTTCAATAACGCCGGCTACTACGGACCTAAGGGGGTACGGTTTGGCGAGGTGGATCGCACAGAGTGGCGTCGTGTATTGGAATCCAACACCATAGCCCCCTACATGATGGCGGAGACCTTTTGTGACAATGTGGCCGCGAGTAAGTACAAACTGATCGCGATGATGAGCAGTAAGGTGGGCAGTATCGCGGATAACCGCTCTGGCGGTGGCTATATCTATCGGACTTCCAAGGCGGCCCTGAATCAGATCGTGAAGAGCTTGTCTATCGACCTGGAGGAACGCGGCATAACAGTTTTAGCGCTACACCCTGGATGGGTGAAAACGGCGATGGGTGGTCCCGGCGCCCTTATCTCAGTCGAGCAGAGTGTCAGTGGCCTGAGAAAGATCCTATTGCAGGCAGATCAAGATAATAGCGGCCATTTTTACAATTATGACGGCAGTCAAATCCCCTGGTAG
- a CDS encoding DUF1097 domain-containing protein — protein sequence MSGTIGSAEGRQTLSQERLLTVLRLLLGLSAATGISLIGDMPVWVAMLGVVAYFSRGKSLQAGAYNLACAVTGLGLGLAAQAAVAKWQLQPQVAALPIALLVAAVGAWAMGLVTGVSNISSYAIGILIGFAAQVEVSLDNYFILIAAMSIGAVVGGLVDRLWPGRRALGS from the coding sequence ATGAGTGGGACGATTGGCAGTGCTGAAGGCAGGCAGACACTCTCCCAAGAGAGGCTTTTGACTGTGTTGCGATTGCTGCTGGGGTTGTCTGCAGCTACAGGCATATCATTGATAGGGGACATGCCGGTGTGGGTGGCGATGCTGGGTGTGGTTGCCTATTTCTCCCGCGGCAAGAGCCTACAGGCTGGTGCTTACAATCTCGCCTGTGCTGTGACTGGTTTGGGACTTGGGCTTGCCGCTCAGGCCGCAGTTGCCAAGTGGCAATTACAGCCACAGGTTGCTGCTCTTCCTATTGCCCTGTTGGTGGCGGCAGTAGGTGCCTGGGCAATGGGCCTGGTGACCGGAGTAAGTAATATATCCAGTTATGCAATCGGTATCCTGATTGGCTTTGCAGCCCAGGTGGAAGTGTCATTAGATAACTACTTTATTTTGATCGCGGCAATGTCGATCGGTGCTGTTGTTGGCGGACTGGTAGACAGGCTCTGGCCGGGACGTCGCGCCCTGGGCAGCTGA